Proteins encoded together in one Blastocatellia bacterium window:
- a CDS encoding Hsp20/alpha crystallin family protein, which translates to MQPAQELQPIHPIIVEAVTLFNRMEEIQQEIARQAYALFEARGGEHGHDFDDWAAAEAELLAPVAIEKNETEDKLEVTAEVPGFNETEIEVAVEPRRLFLSGKQERTNAADPADTEATERQTKMFFRVIDLPAEIDTAQAKARFKDGRLTLTLPRLKGEAIADKKPAAEIPIE; encoded by the coding sequence ATGCAACCAGCCCAAGAGCTACAACCCATCCATCCGATCATCGTCGAGGCCGTGACGCTATTCAATCGGATGGAAGAGATTCAACAGGAGATTGCCCGCCAGGCTTACGCGCTGTTCGAGGCGCGGGGCGGCGAGCACGGGCATGACTTCGATGACTGGGCCGCCGCCGAAGCCGAGCTGCTAGCGCCAGTCGCTATCGAAAAAAACGAAACCGAGGACAAGCTGGAAGTGACTGCCGAGGTCCCCGGCTTCAACGAAACAGAGATCGAGGTCGCCGTCGAGCCGCGCCGCCTCTTCCTGAGCGGCAAGCAGGAGAGGACCAACGCGGCGGACCCTGCCGACACAGAGGCCACCGAGCGACAGACGAAGATGTTTTTCCGGGTCATCGATCTGCCCGCAGAGATTGACACCGCGCAGGCCAAAGCGCGCTTCAAAGATGGCCGCCTGACGCTGACCTTGCCCAGGCTCAAGGGAGAAGCCATCGCCGACAAGAAGCCGGCTGCCGAGATACCCATCGAATAA
- a CDS encoding glycoside hydrolase family 3 N-terminal domain-containing protein — translation MKKLAIALVIVLVSLSFRGAPSSASTAAPVKKTPARRALSSFDPQVNKLLAQMTLEEKLGQMTQAEQSALKDVNDIQKYFLGSLLSGGDSDPKAGNSAQAWTDMYDEYQKHALKTRLAIPILFGIDAVHGHNNVLGATIFPHNIALGCTRDARLVEQAARVTAEEVRATGINWAFAPCVAVPRDERWGRTYEGFGETPELARTLGAAAVRGFQGSDLSSPLSVVACAKHYVGDGGTSFGTGRPKDRDERFPLDQGDTRLSEAELRAIHLQGYVTAVRAGVGTIMPSYSSWNGVKCSASHRLLTEILKNELGFEGFLISDYNALDDLGGDFKSNIETSINAGMDMVMVPTRYVQFYTLLHELVKEGRVPMTRIDDAVRRILRVKFAMGLMDKSRSPLADRRLLKSFGSVAHRAVARQCVRESLVLLKNDNKTLPVAKTLSRVHVAGRGADDIGNQCGGWTIDWQGRSGDVMTGGTTILKAIKNTVAKTTKVTFSKDGSGAAGADVGIVVIGETPYAEMRGDRTDLQLSAEDVAAVEAMKRAGIPVVVVLLSGRPMMIDRVIDKADALVAAWLPGTEGAGVADVLFGDYNPTGKLSCSWPRSMAQIPINWGDKNYDPLFKYGYGLSYAAAPQGKSKK, via the coding sequence ATGAAAAAGCTCGCTATTGCGCTGGTGATCGTGCTGGTCAGTCTGTCCTTTCGCGGCGCGCCGTCGAGCGCCTCGACCGCCGCGCCGGTGAAGAAAACGCCGGCGCGACGCGCGCTCTCATCGTTCGACCCGCAGGTCAACAAACTGCTGGCGCAGATGACCCTCGAAGAGAAGCTCGGCCAGATGACTCAGGCCGAGCAGAGTGCCCTGAAAGATGTCAACGACATCCAGAAGTATTTTCTCGGCTCGCTGCTGAGCGGCGGCGATTCGGACCCGAAGGCCGGCAACAGCGCGCAGGCGTGGACAGATATGTATGACGAATACCAGAAGCATGCCTTGAAGACGCGCCTCGCCATCCCCATCCTCTTCGGCATAGATGCCGTGCATGGCCACAACAATGTGCTTGGCGCGACCATCTTCCCGCACAACATCGCCCTGGGCTGCACGCGCGACGCCAGGCTCGTCGAGCAGGCGGCGCGCGTCACCGCCGAAGAAGTCCGCGCCACCGGCATCAACTGGGCTTTCGCGCCCTGCGTCGCCGTGCCGCGCGACGAGCGCTGGGGCCGAACCTATGAAGGCTTCGGCGAAACCCCGGAGCTGGCCCGCACCCTCGGCGCGGCGGCGGTGCGCGGCTTTCAGGGCAGCGACCTGAGCAGCCCTTTGAGCGTCGTCGCCTGCGCCAAGCACTATGTCGGCGACGGCGGCACGAGCTTTGGGACGGGCCGCCCGAAAGATCGCGACGAGCGTTTCCCGCTCGACCAGGGCGATACGCGCTTGAGCGAAGCCGAGCTGCGCGCGATTCATCTGCAAGGCTACGTCACGGCGGTCAGAGCCGGCGTCGGCACCATCATGCCGTCTTACAGCAGTTGGAACGGCGTCAAATGCTCGGCCAGTCACCGGCTGTTGACCGAGATTCTCAAGAACGAGCTGGGCTTTGAAGGCTTCCTGATCTCCGACTACAACGCGCTTGACGATCTGGGAGGCGATTTCAAGAGCAACATCGAAACCTCGATCAATGCCGGCATGGACATGGTGATGGTGCCGACCAGGTATGTGCAGTTCTACACTCTACTGCACGAACTGGTTAAAGAAGGCCGCGTGCCGATGACGAGAATTGATGACGCCGTGCGGCGCATCCTGCGGGTCAAATTCGCGATGGGCTTGATGGACAAAAGCCGCTCGCCGCTGGCGGATCGCCGCCTGCTAAAGTCGTTCGGCTCTGTCGCGCACCGCGCCGTCGCTCGCCAGTGTGTGCGCGAATCACTCGTGCTGTTGAAGAACGACAATAAAACGCTGCCGGTGGCAAAAACGCTGTCGCGCGTTCACGTCGCGGGCCGCGGCGCCGACGACATCGGCAATCAGTGCGGCGGCTGGACGATTGACTGGCAAGGCCGCTCGGGCGACGTGATGACCGGCGGCACGACGATCTTGAAGGCCATCAAGAACACGGTGGCAAAGACGACAAAGGTGACTTTCTCGAAAGACGGCTCGGGCGCGGCGGGCGCTGACGTTGGCATCGTCGTCATCGGCGAAACGCCTTACGCAGAGATGCGCGGCGACCGCACAGACTTGCAGCTTTCGGCCGAAGACGTCGCCGCGGTCGAGGCCATGAAACGGGCCGGCATCCCCGTCGTCGTCGTGCTGTTGTCGGGCCGCCCGATGATGATTGATCGGGTGATCGATAAAGCGGATGCCCTGGTCGCGGCATGGCTGCCGGGGACGGAGGGCGCGGGTGTGGCCGATGTCTTGTTCGGCGATTACAACCCGACCGGCAAGCTCTCTTGCTCGTGGCCGCGCTCGATGGCGCAGATTCCGATCAACTGGGGCGACAAGAATTACGACCCGCTCTTCAAATACGGCTATGGCCTGTCATACGCGGCTGCGCCGCAAGGCAAAAGTAAAAAGTAA
- a CDS encoding pyridoxamine 5'-phosphate oxidase family protein produces the protein MIRPMSPDQTRALLEAARVGHLGCVAQGTPYVVPVSYMLDGTTIYVHSFVGHKIRALRQNPRACLQVEEIQDEYNWRSAIAFGRYEEITDADERRRAVQRLLARFPHLTPVESVPVHDGQSSIIVFCIHVEEMSGVCES, from the coding sequence ATGATCCGGCCCATGAGCCCTGACCAGACGCGGGCGCTGCTCGAAGCTGCCCGCGTCGGGCATCTCGGCTGTGTCGCTCAAGGCACGCCTTACGTCGTGCCGGTCAGCTATATGCTGGACGGCACGACGATCTATGTTCATTCGTTCGTCGGCCACAAAATTCGCGCCTTGCGCCAGAATCCGCGCGCCTGCTTGCAGGTCGAAGAGATTCAGGATGAATACAACTGGCGCAGCGCCATCGCCTTCGGTCGTTACGAAGAGATTACTGACGCCGACGAGCGCCGGCGGGCCGTGCAGCGCTTGTTGGCCCGCTTTCCACATCTTACCCCGGTTGAATCCGTCCCCGTGCATGACGGGCAATCGTCAATCATTGTCTTCTGCATCCACGTCGAAGAGATGAGCGGCGTCTGCGAAAGCTGA
- a CDS encoding sigma-54 dependent transcriptional regulator: MAERRTKDRVLVVDDEQMVRYTLTEALRSWGYGVSEAGTVAAGLATFDAEHPDIVLLDINLPDGSGIDALREIKHRDADAVVIMITADVIIENTIAALRGGAYDFIGKPVSLDELEVTIRNGIEAQALRKEVRSYRRERARQFSFDQIIGESPSLREMISLARKVADSEVSSVLLQGESGTGKDLVAKAVHYGSRRANAPFIAINCAAIPATLIESELFGYEKGAFTDAKARKEGLFEQAEGGTLFLDEIGELELSLQAKLLRVLEEGSFRRVGGLKDLPLDVRVLVASNRDLKAESATGRFRLDLYYRLSVIQIDIPPLRERGNDVILLAEYYIRYFNERLRKRLRGLTPEVLDIFRRYSWPGNVRELRNVIERVMILEDGEIITPHYLPRGLAHDEAERSAAAPAAALPSKSTAPIFTLPPEGIVLDDLEMSLVQQALELSHGNQTRAAELLSISRDQLRYRLKKLESAGQEEAAPPTA, from the coding sequence ATGGCTGAGAGACGGACGAAAGACAGAGTACTGGTCGTTGACGACGAGCAGATGGTTCGCTACACGCTGACCGAAGCCCTGCGCAGTTGGGGCTATGGCGTCTCGGAAGCCGGCACGGTGGCCGCGGGGCTTGCTACCTTTGACGCCGAGCATCCCGACATCGTGCTGCTCGACATCAACCTCCCGGATGGCTCAGGCATTGACGCGTTGCGCGAGATCAAACATCGCGACGCGGATGCCGTGGTGATTATGATCACCGCCGATGTCATCATCGAAAACACCATCGCCGCGCTGCGCGGCGGGGCTTACGATTTCATCGGCAAGCCGGTCAGCCTCGACGAGCTAGAAGTCACCATCCGCAACGGCATCGAGGCGCAGGCGCTTCGCAAGGAAGTGCGCAGCTACCGCCGCGAGCGCGCCCGCCAGTTCAGCTTTGACCAGATCATCGGCGAATCGCCGTCGCTGCGCGAGATGATCTCGCTGGCGCGCAAGGTCGCCGACAGCGAAGTCTCCTCGGTGCTGTTGCAGGGCGAATCGGGCACCGGCAAAGACCTGGTGGCGAAAGCCGTCCATTACGGCTCGCGCCGCGCCAATGCGCCGTTTATTGCCATCAACTGCGCCGCTATCCCTGCCACCCTGATTGAGTCCGAGCTGTTCGGTTATGAGAAGGGCGCGTTTACCGACGCCAAGGCGCGCAAGGAAGGCTTGTTTGAACAAGCCGAAGGCGGCACGCTGTTTCTTGACGAGATCGGCGAGCTGGAATTGAGTCTGCAAGCGAAGCTGCTGCGGGTGTTGGAAGAGGGCAGCTTCCGCCGCGTCGGCGGCTTGAAAGACCTTCCGCTTGATGTGCGGGTTCTCGTCGCTTCGAACCGTGACCTCAAAGCCGAGAGCGCCACGGGCCGCTTCCGTCTCGACCTCTACTACCGGCTGTCGGTGATTCAGATAGACATCCCGCCGCTGCGCGAGCGCGGCAACGACGTGATTCTGCTGGCCGAGTATTACATTCGTTACTTCAACGAGCGGCTGCGCAAACGCCTACGCGGGCTGACGCCGGAAGTCTTAGACATCTTCCGGCGCTACAGTTGGCCCGGCAATGTCCGCGAGCTGCGCAACGTCATCGAGCGGGTCATGATTTTGGAAGATGGCGAGATCATCACGCCACATTACCTGCCGCGCGGCCTGGCGCACGACGAGGCGGAAAGGAGCGCCGCCGCGCCCGCCGCCGCGCTGCCGTCAAAGTCAACGGCGCCGATCTTCACGTTGCCGCCCGAAGGTATCGTGCTGGATGATCTGGAGATGTCGCTTGTGCAGCAGGCGCTCGAACTCAGTCATGGCAACCAGACGCGGGCTGCGGAATTGCTCAGCATCTCGCGCGACCAGTTGCGCTATCGCCTGAAGAAGCTCGAAAGCGCCGGCCAGGAAGAAGCGGCCCCGCCAACCGCCTGA
- a CDS encoding NAD(P)-dependent alcohol dehydrogenase, protein MKAIAYHRYGSPDVLKCEEVSKPAPGDDEVLIRVRAASVNPVDRHYRGSPYLARLMTGLRRPKDTRLGYDVAGEVEAVGAKVSRFKPGDPVFGVCRGAFAEYGCAAETALVMKPDNVTFEQAASVPVAGLTALQGLRDKGKLQPGQQVLINGAAGGVGTFAVQVAKSFGAEVTGVCSTRNVEMVRSIGADRVIDYTREDFTKGTPRYDLIFDCISNHSLSAIRRVLNPRGKCVIAGGLSKVRVILTVALKALLLSWVVSQKFGMFVARRKPEDLAVLGDLLRAGKIMPVIDRRYRLSEVPEAMRYLDEGHARGKIIITVEQDD, encoded by the coding sequence ATGAAAGCCATTGCCTATCACCGCTACGGTTCGCCCGACGTCCTCAAGTGTGAAGAGGTCTCTAAGCCGGCTCCCGGCGATGATGAAGTGTTGATCAGAGTCCGCGCCGCCTCCGTCAATCCGGTTGACCGGCACTACCGCGGCTCGCCGTACCTCGCTCGCCTGATGACCGGGCTGCGCAGGCCAAAGGACACACGCCTCGGCTATGACGTGGCCGGCGAGGTGGAAGCGGTTGGCGCTAAAGTCAGCCGCTTCAAGCCCGGCGACCCGGTGTTCGGCGTCTGCCGCGGGGCTTTCGCCGAGTACGGTTGTGCTGCCGAAACGGCGCTGGTGATGAAGCCGGATAATGTGACGTTCGAGCAAGCGGCTTCCGTGCCGGTGGCAGGACTCACCGCATTGCAGGGGCTCCGCGACAAGGGAAAGCTTCAACCGGGGCAGCAGGTCTTGATTAACGGCGCGGCGGGCGGCGTGGGCACGTTCGCGGTGCAGGTCGCCAAATCATTCGGCGCCGAAGTGACCGGCGTGTGCAGCACGAGAAATGTCGAGATGGTGAGATCAATCGGCGCGGATCGGGTCATTGATTACACCCGCGAGGACTTCACGAAAGGCACGCCGCGCTACGATCTCATCTTCGACTGCATCAGTAACCATTCGTTGTCAGCAATCAGGCGCGTCTTAAACCCCAGGGGAAAATGTGTCATCGCCGGGGGCCTCAGCAAAGTCCGGGTTATCCTGACGGTTGCGCTCAAAGCGCTGCTGTTGTCATGGGTCGTGAGCCAGAAGTTCGGCATGTTTGTCGCGAGGCGGAAGCCAGAGGACCTGGCCGTTCTGGGCGACCTCCTGAGGGCCGGAAAGATCATGCCGGTCATCGACAGGCGTTACCGGCTGAGCGAAGTCCCCGAGGCGATGCGGTATCTGGATGAAGGTCACGCCCGAGGGAAAATCATCATCACTGTAGAGCAGGACGACTAA
- a CDS encoding universal stress protein has translation MKILLAIDGSIFSDRAVQEVVHRPWPAATEVKIISVVEPMATMMTETWVLPDNYWDDARLAATKQAQAALDAAVLRFKEASTPSLKLTTEIHEGYPKQVILDEAEQWSANLIVVGSHGYSGFKRLLLGSVSQAVAAHARCSVEIVRGPEHD, from the coding sequence ATGAAAATCCTGTTAGCCATTGACGGTTCCATCTTCAGCGACCGGGCCGTGCAAGAGGTCGTGCATCGGCCCTGGCCCGCCGCCACCGAGGTCAAGATCATCTCGGTCGTCGAGCCGATGGCGACGATGATGACCGAGACATGGGTGCTGCCCGACAACTACTGGGACGACGCCCGGCTCGCGGCCACCAAGCAGGCGCAGGCCGCGCTCGACGCCGCCGTTCTGCGATTCAAGGAAGCCAGCACGCCGTCGTTGAAGCTCACCACGGAAATTCACGAAGGCTACCCGAAACAAGTTATTTTAGACGAAGCCGAGCAATGGAGCGCGAATCTGATTGTTGTCGGCTCGCATGGCTACAGCGGCTTCAAGCGCCTGCTGCTCGGCTCTGTGTCGCAGGCCGTGGCGGCGCACGCGCGCTGTTCGGTAGAGATCGTGCGCGGTCCCGAGCACGATTGA
- a CDS encoding DinB family protein: MQDTVNVAQEDRAGGTPHDSAHRFIARPSKRLARPMRNLLPAALLCLLLPASAALAQEPQKSTAAANPGNPMSASTKLVYGFLKATILSSAEKMPEESYNFKPTWVVRSFGHLIGHIADANYTFCSIVRGEKNPALALRIERTKTSKADLIAALKDAFAYCDKAYDGMTDAAGSAEMVKFRGFDAPKLFMLTTNNAHTIEHYGNLTVYLRMKNIVPPSSDPEFMPQPRK; the protein is encoded by the coding sequence ATGCAAGACACTGTCAATGTTGCTCAAGAAGATCGTGCGGGTGGAACCCCTCATGATTCTGCTCACCGTTTTATCGCACGGCCCTCCAAGCGGCTGGCAAGACCAATGCGAAACCTTCTGCCGGCAGCTCTGCTCTGCCTTCTGCTGCCGGCCAGCGCCGCCCTGGCTCAGGAGCCGCAGAAATCCACCGCCGCCGCCAATCCCGGTAACCCGATGAGCGCCTCCACCAAATTAGTTTACGGATTCTTGAAGGCCACAATCCTCAGCTCAGCCGAGAAAATGCCGGAGGAGTCTTACAACTTCAAGCCCACATGGGTCGTCCGCAGCTTCGGCCATCTCATTGGCCACATCGCCGATGCGAATTACACGTTTTGTTCCATCGTGCGCGGCGAAAAGAATCCCGCCCTGGCCCTGAGAATCGAGCGGACGAAAACCTCGAAGGCTGATCTGATCGCCGCACTCAAAGACGCCTTCGCCTACTGCGACAAGGCCTACGACGGCATGACCGACGCGGCGGGCAGTGCGGAGATGGTGAAGTTCCGCGGGTTTGATGCGCCCAAGCTATTCATGCTGACGACCAACAACGCGCACACCATCGAGCACTACGGCAACCTCACCGTCTACCTGCGGATGAAGAACATCGTGCCGCCGAGCAGCGACCCGGAGTTCATGCCACAGCCGCGGAAATGA
- a CDS encoding TM2 domain-containing protein — MPPAGYPPTTQSYPSPYNYAQPGAKPAGADKKLAAGLCGILIGSLGVHKFILGYNNEGMIMLLVTLLTCGLGAIVTSLIGIIEGIIYLTKSDEDFVNTYVLNKKGWF, encoded by the coding sequence GTGCCGCCTGCCGGTTATCCGCCGACCACGCAGAGTTACCCGTCGCCATACAACTACGCACAGCCGGGCGCCAAGCCCGCGGGCGCCGACAAGAAGCTCGCCGCCGGGCTGTGCGGCATTCTCATCGGCAGCCTCGGCGTTCATAAGTTCATCCTCGGCTACAACAACGAAGGCATGATCATGCTGCTGGTGACGCTACTGACGTGCGGGCTGGGCGCCATCGTCACCAGCCTCATCGGCATAATCGAAGGCATCATCTACCTGACCAAGAGCGACGAAGATTTCGTCAACACCTACGTGCTGAACAAAAAGGGATGGTTCTGA
- a CDS encoding sigma-70 family RNA polymerase sigma factor, giving the protein MAEEDQRIAEVVEREQSRLHNFIRRRVPDPRDAEDVLQDVFYRLVEANRLLMPIEHVSGWLFRVARNRITDLLRKKQAASLSDAAYADEDDEAMQLGDLLPSPDAGPEALYARRLLLAALEAAVEELPAEQREVFVAHELEGRSFKEVAAETGLSVNTLLSRKRYAVLHLRRRLQSVYDEFTKG; this is encoded by the coding sequence ATGGCAGAAGAAGATCAGCGGATCGCGGAGGTGGTCGAGCGCGAGCAGTCGCGGCTGCACAACTTCATCCGCCGGCGTGTGCCTGACCCGCGAGACGCCGAGGACGTTCTGCAAGACGTCTTCTACAGGCTGGTGGAAGCCAACCGCCTGCTGATGCCTATCGAACACGTCTCCGGCTGGCTGTTTCGCGTCGCGCGCAACCGCATCACGGACCTTCTCCGCAAGAAGCAGGCGGCGAGCTTGAGCGATGCCGCATACGCGGACGAAGACGACGAAGCGATGCAGTTAGGCGACCTGCTGCCGTCGCCCGATGCGGGACCGGAGGCGCTCTACGCCCGCCGCCTGCTTCTCGCCGCGCTCGAAGCGGCGGTCGAGGAATTGCCCGCAGAGCAACGCGAGGTGTTTGTCGCGCACGAGCTGGAAGGACGCAGCTTCAAGGAGGTGGCCGCCGAGACCGGCCTCAGCGTCAATACGCTGCTCTCGCGCAAACGCTATGCGGTGCTGCACCTGCGCCGGCGATTGCAAAGCGTCTATGACGAATTCACAAAAGGCTGA
- a CDS encoding PAS domain S-box protein has protein sequence MGEETTALNSSPQVGMPEALSEPKRRAALDSETLYSIIASAMDAIITIDSAQRIVLFNSAAEKMFRVSADDALGQSIDRFIPERYRAAHQTHVPNFGATHVTKRRMGALGAIYGLRRTGEEFPIEASISYIEAGGQRLYTVILRDLTQRVETEARLREQAALLDHAQDAILVRDLEGRVLFWNKSAERIYGWAVDEVLGRDVRQLLYAKGTDEYNRAMLVLMARGEWMGEMRHGTRDGTEKIAEARWTLVRAEDGKPKSVLAINTDITERKKLETQFLRAQRMESLGTLAGGIAHDLNNILAPILMAVQLLQRRARDADSQQMLRTLLINAERGADMVKQVLSFARGVTGEHITLQPRHLVKEIVKILRETLPKSIEVTYDTPEEMWPILGDATQIHQVLMNLCVNARDSMPDGGKLSIKVENTYLDENYARMHLEARPGRYAVITVADTGTGIPPHIIDKIFEPFFTTKEHGKGTGLGLSTVSGIVRGHGGFINVYSEIDRGTQFRIFLPAITVGQSQVLEEAQSDMPVGQGEVVLVVDDEMAIREITKSTLEAFGYRVLTASDGTEAIAQYAQNKDLIQVVLTDMMMPYLDGAATIRALQKINPQVRIIASSGLTENGRHHEATQAGVKIFLSKPYTAERLLKAIAEMLGRA, from the coding sequence ATGGGAGAAGAGACGACCGCCCTGAATTCCTCGCCTCAGGTCGGAATGCCCGAAGCCCTCAGCGAGCCGAAGCGGCGCGCGGCGCTCGATAGCGAAACCCTCTACAGCATCATCGCCTCGGCGATGGACGCGATTATCACCATAGATTCCGCGCAGCGCATCGTCCTCTTCAACAGCGCCGCTGAAAAGATGTTTCGCGTTTCGGCGGACGACGCCCTCGGCCAGTCTATTGACCGTTTCATTCCTGAGCGTTACCGCGCCGCGCACCAGACGCATGTGCCGAACTTCGGCGCAACGCACGTCACCAAACGGCGCATGGGTGCGCTCGGCGCCATTTACGGGCTGCGCCGCACCGGCGAAGAGTTTCCCATCGAAGCCTCGATCTCTTACATCGAGGCCGGCGGCCAGCGGCTCTACACCGTCATCCTGCGCGACCTGACGCAACGCGTCGAGACCGAGGCGCGGCTGCGCGAGCAGGCCGCCCTGCTCGATCACGCGCAGGACGCGATTCTCGTGCGCGACCTCGAAGGCCGCGTGCTTTTCTGGAACAAGAGCGCCGAGCGCATCTACGGCTGGGCGGTTGATGAAGTCCTGGGCCGCGACGTGCGGCAGTTGCTCTACGCCAAAGGCACGGACGAATACAACAGGGCCATGCTGGTGTTGATGGCGCGCGGCGAGTGGATGGGCGAGATGCGCCACGGCACCCGTGACGGCACGGAAAAGATCGCCGAGGCGCGCTGGACGCTGGTGCGCGCCGAAGACGGCAAGCCGAAATCCGTGCTGGCGATCAACACCGATATCACCGAGCGCAAGAAGCTCGAAACCCAGTTCCTGCGCGCCCAGCGCATGGAAAGCCTGGGCACCCTGGCCGGCGGCATCGCCCATGACTTGAATAATATCCTTGCGCCGATCCTCATGGCGGTGCAGTTGTTGCAGCGCCGCGCCCGCGACGCCGATAGCCAGCAGATGCTCCGCACCTTGCTGATCAACGCCGAGCGTGGCGCCGACATGGTCAAGCAGGTGCTGTCGTTCGCGCGCGGCGTCACCGGCGAGCATATCACCTTGCAGCCGCGCCATCTGGTCAAAGAGATCGTCAAGATTCTGCGCGAGACGCTGCCGAAATCGATTGAGGTGACCTACGATACCCCCGAAGAGATGTGGCCGATTCTCGGCGATGCGACGCAGATTCATCAGGTGTTGATGAACCTCTGCGTCAACGCCCGCGACTCGATGCCCGACGGCGGCAAGCTGAGCATCAAGGTCGAGAACACTTACCTCGACGAGAATTATGCGCGCATGCACCTTGAGGCGAGGCCGGGACGTTACGCCGTCATCACCGTCGCCGATACCGGCACAGGCATCCCGCCGCACATCATCGATAAAATCTTCGAGCCCTTCTTTACGACCAAGGAACACGGCAAGGGCACAGGGCTGGGGCTTTCGACGGTCTCGGGCATCGTGCGCGGCCACGGCGGCTTCATCAACGTCTACAGCGAGATCGACCGCGGCACGCAGTTCCGCATCTTCCTGCCGGCCATCACGGTCGGCCAGAGTCAGGTGCTGGAAGAGGCGCAGTCGGATATGCCTGTGGGGCAGGGCGAGGTCGTGCTGGTGGTGGATGACGAGATGGCCATTCGCGAAATCACCAAGAGTACGCTCGAAGCCTTCGGCTATCGCGTGCTGACCGCCAGCGACGGCACCGAAGCCATCGCCCAGTACGCGCAGAACAAAGACCTCATTCAGGTCGTGCTCACAGACATGATGATGCCGTACCTCGATGGCGCGGCGACCATTCGGGCGCTGCAAAAGATCAACCCGCAGGTGCGCATCATCGCCTCAAGCGGCCTGACCGAAAACGGCAGGCACCACGAAGCCACCCAGGCGGGCGTCAAAATCTTCCTGTCGAAACCTTACACGGCAGAAAGACTCTTAAAAGCGATTGCCGAAATGCTGGGGCGCGCTTGA